Proteins encoded within one genomic window of Brienomyrus brachyistius isolate T26 chromosome 22, BBRACH_0.4, whole genome shotgun sequence:
- the LOC125718196 gene encoding mitogen-activated protein kinase kinase kinase 14-like isoform X2, with translation MAVRNRILNSTMPFTGAHKEHGGLFAVGSSLKQVTGSEEKRCEVEQQSNKIPPLLSKVLMRGTADHIIAGQLIQEKPSLFIAQAECEGQQEFSPSSWERPYVASPSCFQSRVSIEHNNVARKESAKERPSPQVHQHSRRKTKDKRQRRRKQNVKEEPRQRQRQRTPSGVPEQESSSALQKGESECISSNSGTSVVYNDSTHTLGIQETAELQWEAHIKPVYSSSAKIRGPSSSTLPWGSTSHSALPNLSFYSQECSSGSDSPLNCSLALRGLRGSVCQEDRCFAPAFYREVEREAKTDSEGTTANEKINEGLLFHPEEKLQPNDYEYRENKDYLVLNHIQNGSFGEVFRVRDLRTSFECAAKKIPLDCFRSEEVGTWSALTSRRVVELFGAVREGPFVVLFMALKSGSVGKLLKQRGRLPEDLALHYHCQLMEAVEDLHRKRVMHLDIKADNMLLSEDGKDAYLSDFGHSQRLDQNGKTARISAGEEFPGTESHMAPEVVKGEAVDFKADVWSSCCMLLHMLTGCPPWTRYYSHPLCLTIANEAPPLREIPHDCRPETADVIKAGFVKDPIKRASAKELRAKTMRALQEVGGLTSPVHGDYREPEKSELMESSRVASRSIPSSLFTSDMAPLREHFEQVLQPLSPRRKKVHVDDSVEEEDDAVLSSSSPEPLISLQAKESGHQKNKRTEPVLTRSEQELQKLERDFYLSSLSQPYSPELQEQMLSCLSSSFSSYTAPGDKDFVRWSVSTSDDLSSGVFSYNSQSEGQKSFSKDWLGSSSLPTPRCFEGVDVYIKDLEGHCLKIRENHKVKVGHIAIGISEQISEQAFSLETQDGQPVSPDEEVQHSGFYLRCTRAPNRSDGWTWRVREGMLETRN, from the exons ATGGCTGTGCGGAACAGGATCCTCAACTCAACCATGCCTTTCACTGGGGCCCACAAGGAGCACGGTGGCCTTTTTGCAGTGGGTTCCAGCCTAAAGCAGGTGACAGGTAGTGAGGAGAAGAGGTGTGAGGTTGAGCAGCAGTCCAACAAGATTCCTCCCCTGCTGTCTAAAGTGTTGATGCGTGGTACTGCTGATCACATAATTGCCGGTCAGCTGATCCAGGAGAAACCCTCACTCTTCATCGCTCAGGCAGAAT GTGAAGGACAACAAGAGTTTAGCCCAAGCTCCTGGGAACGGCCCTATGTTGCCTCTCCAAGCTGTTTCCAGAGCAG GGTCTCGATAGAGCACAACAATGTAGCCCGAAAGGAGAGTGCCAAGGAACGCCCAAGCCCTCAGGTCCACCAGCACTCCAGGAgaaagacaaaagacaaaagaCAGCGACGGAGGAAGCAGAATGTGAAGGAGGAGCCGAGGCAGAGGCAGAGGCAGAGGACACCTTCAGGAGTCCCAGAGCAGGAGAGCAGCAGTGCTTTGCAG AAGGGAGAATCAGAGTGTATCAGCAGCAACAGCGGAACTAGCGTCGTCTACAACGACAGCACCCACACTTTGGGGATACAGGAGACGGCGGAGCTGCAGTGGGAGGCACACATCAAGCCTGTATACTCTTCCTCAGCTAAAATCCGGGGTCCCTCATCCTCAACCCTGCCTTGGGGCTCTACAAGCCACAGCGCTCTCCCTAACCTGTCCTTCTACAGCCAGGagtgtagctctggctcggaCTCGCCCCtcaactgcagcctggctctaCGGGGTCTACGTGGGAGTGTGTGTCAGGAGGACCGTTGCTTTGCCCCTGCCTTTTATCGGGAGGTGGAACGGGAAGCAAAGACTGACAGCGAAGGCACTACAGCCAATGAGAAGATCAATGAGGGTCTTCTCTTCCACCCTGAGGAG AAACTCCAGCCCAACGATTATGAGTACCGTGAGAACAAGGACTACTTGGTGCTGAACCACATTCAAAACGGCTCTTTTGGTGAAGTGTTCCGTGTACGGGACTTGAGGACCAGCTTTGAATGTGCCGCCAAAAAG ATACCCCTGGACTGCTTCAGAAGCGAGGAGGTGGGCACGTGGAGCGCCCTGACCTCCCGGCGCGTCGTCGAGCTTTTTGGGGCTGTCCGCGAGGGTCCCTTTGTGGTCCTGTTCATGGCTCTGAAATCAG GTTCTGTGGGAAAGTTGCTGAAACAGAGGGGACGCCTCCCAGAGGACCTAGCCCTTCACTACCACTGCCAGCTTATGGAGGCCGTCGAGGACCTACATCGGAAAAGAGTCATGCATCTAGATATCAAAG CGGACAACATGCTCTTGTCAGAAGATGGGAAGGACGCGTACCTCAGTGACTTCGGACACTCCCAGAGGCTGGACCAAAATGGGAAAACTGCCAGAATCTCTGCAG GAGAGGAGTTCCCTGGCACGGAGAGCCACATGGCACCTGAGGTGGTCAAGGGGGAGGCTGTCGACTTCAAGGCAGACGTGTGGAGCAGCTGCTGCATGCTACTGCACATGCTGACTGGCTGCCCGCCATGGACGCGTTACTACAGCCACCCGCTGTGTCTCACG ATTGCCAACGAGGCGCCACCATTAAGAGAAATCCCACATGACTGCAGGCCTGAAACTGCCGATGTAATCAAGGCGGGATTTGTTAAAGATCCAATCAAAAGAGCCTCCGCTAAAGAGTTGAGAGCGAAAACTATGAGAGCCCTGCAAGAAG TGGGTGGACTCACCAGCCCAGTCCATGGAGACTATCGGGAGCCGGAGAAAAGCGAGCTCATGGAGAGCTCTAGGGTGGCCTCCAGGTCCATCCCATCCAGCCTGTTCACTTCAGACATGGCCCCGTTGAGAGAGCACTTTGAGCAGGTGCTGCAACCTCTAAGCCCCAGGAGGAAGAAGGTGCATGTGGATGACAGCGTTGAGGAGGAGGACGACGCAGTATTGTCTTCTTCGTCTCCGGAACCTCTCATCTCCCTGCAGGCCAAGGAATCCGGACATCAGAAGAACAAGCGGACTGAACCTGTCCTCACGCGGTCTGAGCAGGAGCTGCAGAAGCTGGAGAGAG ACTTCTACCTGAGCAGTCTGTCCCAGCCATACTCCCCCGAGCTCCAGGAACAGATGCTATCCTGCCTGAGTAGCAGCTTTTCCTCCTACACTGCCCCCGGTGACAAG GACTTCGTCAGGTGGTCAGTCAGCACCAGCGACGACCTCAGTTCTGGGGTCTTCTCTTacaacagccaatcagagggaCAGAAGAGTTTTAGCAAGGACTGGTTGGGGTCCTCCAGCTTACCAACACCACGCTGTTTTGAAG gggtggacgTGTATATCAAAGACCTTGAAGGCCATTGTCTGAAAATCCGTGAGAACCACAAAGTGAAAGTGGGACACATCGCCATAGGGATTAGCGAGCAG ATCTCAGAGCAGGCCTTCAGCCTGGAGACCCAGGACGGGCAGCCGGTTTCACCCGACGAGGAGGTGCAACATTCGGGCTTCTACCTGCGCTGCACGCGAGCTCCCAACCGCAGCGATGGCTGGACGTGGCGGGTCAGGGAAGGAATGCTGGAAACGCGGAACTGA
- the LOC125718196 gene encoding mitogen-activated protein kinase kinase kinase 14-like isoform X1, translated as MAVRNRILNSTMPFTGAHKEHGGLFAVGSSLKQVTGSEEKRCEVEQQSNKIPPLLSKVLMRGTADHIIAGQLIQEKPSLFIAQAECEGQQEFSPSSWERPYVASPSCFQSRVSIEHNNVARKESAKERPSPQVHQHSRRKTKDKRQRRRKQNVKEEPRQRQRQRTPSGVPEQESSSALQVIQKGESECISSNSGTSVVYNDSTHTLGIQETAELQWEAHIKPVYSSSAKIRGPSSSTLPWGSTSHSALPNLSFYSQECSSGSDSPLNCSLALRGLRGSVCQEDRCFAPAFYREVEREAKTDSEGTTANEKINEGLLFHPEEKLQPNDYEYRENKDYLVLNHIQNGSFGEVFRVRDLRTSFECAAKKIPLDCFRSEEVGTWSALTSRRVVELFGAVREGPFVVLFMALKSGSVGKLLKQRGRLPEDLALHYHCQLMEAVEDLHRKRVMHLDIKADNMLLSEDGKDAYLSDFGHSQRLDQNGKTARISAGEEFPGTESHMAPEVVKGEAVDFKADVWSSCCMLLHMLTGCPPWTRYYSHPLCLTIANEAPPLREIPHDCRPETADVIKAGFVKDPIKRASAKELRAKTMRALQEVGGLTSPVHGDYREPEKSELMESSRVASRSIPSSLFTSDMAPLREHFEQVLQPLSPRRKKVHVDDSVEEEDDAVLSSSSPEPLISLQAKESGHQKNKRTEPVLTRSEQELQKLERDFYLSSLSQPYSPELQEQMLSCLSSSFSSYTAPGDKDFVRWSVSTSDDLSSGVFSYNSQSEGQKSFSKDWLGSSSLPTPRCFEGVDVYIKDLEGHCLKIRENHKVKVGHIAIGISEQISEQAFSLETQDGQPVSPDEEVQHSGFYLRCTRAPNRSDGWTWRVREGMLETRN; from the exons ATGGCTGTGCGGAACAGGATCCTCAACTCAACCATGCCTTTCACTGGGGCCCACAAGGAGCACGGTGGCCTTTTTGCAGTGGGTTCCAGCCTAAAGCAGGTGACAGGTAGTGAGGAGAAGAGGTGTGAGGTTGAGCAGCAGTCCAACAAGATTCCTCCCCTGCTGTCTAAAGTGTTGATGCGTGGTACTGCTGATCACATAATTGCCGGTCAGCTGATCCAGGAGAAACCCTCACTCTTCATCGCTCAGGCAGAAT GTGAAGGACAACAAGAGTTTAGCCCAAGCTCCTGGGAACGGCCCTATGTTGCCTCTCCAAGCTGTTTCCAGAGCAG GGTCTCGATAGAGCACAACAATGTAGCCCGAAAGGAGAGTGCCAAGGAACGCCCAAGCCCTCAGGTCCACCAGCACTCCAGGAgaaagacaaaagacaaaagaCAGCGACGGAGGAAGCAGAATGTGAAGGAGGAGCCGAGGCAGAGGCAGAGGCAGAGGACACCTTCAGGAGTCCCAGAGCAGGAGAGCAGCAGTGCTTTGCAGGTGATCCAG AAGGGAGAATCAGAGTGTATCAGCAGCAACAGCGGAACTAGCGTCGTCTACAACGACAGCACCCACACTTTGGGGATACAGGAGACGGCGGAGCTGCAGTGGGAGGCACACATCAAGCCTGTATACTCTTCCTCAGCTAAAATCCGGGGTCCCTCATCCTCAACCCTGCCTTGGGGCTCTACAAGCCACAGCGCTCTCCCTAACCTGTCCTTCTACAGCCAGGagtgtagctctggctcggaCTCGCCCCtcaactgcagcctggctctaCGGGGTCTACGTGGGAGTGTGTGTCAGGAGGACCGTTGCTTTGCCCCTGCCTTTTATCGGGAGGTGGAACGGGAAGCAAAGACTGACAGCGAAGGCACTACAGCCAATGAGAAGATCAATGAGGGTCTTCTCTTCCACCCTGAGGAG AAACTCCAGCCCAACGATTATGAGTACCGTGAGAACAAGGACTACTTGGTGCTGAACCACATTCAAAACGGCTCTTTTGGTGAAGTGTTCCGTGTACGGGACTTGAGGACCAGCTTTGAATGTGCCGCCAAAAAG ATACCCCTGGACTGCTTCAGAAGCGAGGAGGTGGGCACGTGGAGCGCCCTGACCTCCCGGCGCGTCGTCGAGCTTTTTGGGGCTGTCCGCGAGGGTCCCTTTGTGGTCCTGTTCATGGCTCTGAAATCAG GTTCTGTGGGAAAGTTGCTGAAACAGAGGGGACGCCTCCCAGAGGACCTAGCCCTTCACTACCACTGCCAGCTTATGGAGGCCGTCGAGGACCTACATCGGAAAAGAGTCATGCATCTAGATATCAAAG CGGACAACATGCTCTTGTCAGAAGATGGGAAGGACGCGTACCTCAGTGACTTCGGACACTCCCAGAGGCTGGACCAAAATGGGAAAACTGCCAGAATCTCTGCAG GAGAGGAGTTCCCTGGCACGGAGAGCCACATGGCACCTGAGGTGGTCAAGGGGGAGGCTGTCGACTTCAAGGCAGACGTGTGGAGCAGCTGCTGCATGCTACTGCACATGCTGACTGGCTGCCCGCCATGGACGCGTTACTACAGCCACCCGCTGTGTCTCACG ATTGCCAACGAGGCGCCACCATTAAGAGAAATCCCACATGACTGCAGGCCTGAAACTGCCGATGTAATCAAGGCGGGATTTGTTAAAGATCCAATCAAAAGAGCCTCCGCTAAAGAGTTGAGAGCGAAAACTATGAGAGCCCTGCAAGAAG TGGGTGGACTCACCAGCCCAGTCCATGGAGACTATCGGGAGCCGGAGAAAAGCGAGCTCATGGAGAGCTCTAGGGTGGCCTCCAGGTCCATCCCATCCAGCCTGTTCACTTCAGACATGGCCCCGTTGAGAGAGCACTTTGAGCAGGTGCTGCAACCTCTAAGCCCCAGGAGGAAGAAGGTGCATGTGGATGACAGCGTTGAGGAGGAGGACGACGCAGTATTGTCTTCTTCGTCTCCGGAACCTCTCATCTCCCTGCAGGCCAAGGAATCCGGACATCAGAAGAACAAGCGGACTGAACCTGTCCTCACGCGGTCTGAGCAGGAGCTGCAGAAGCTGGAGAGAG ACTTCTACCTGAGCAGTCTGTCCCAGCCATACTCCCCCGAGCTCCAGGAACAGATGCTATCCTGCCTGAGTAGCAGCTTTTCCTCCTACACTGCCCCCGGTGACAAG GACTTCGTCAGGTGGTCAGTCAGCACCAGCGACGACCTCAGTTCTGGGGTCTTCTCTTacaacagccaatcagagggaCAGAAGAGTTTTAGCAAGGACTGGTTGGGGTCCTCCAGCTTACCAACACCACGCTGTTTTGAAG gggtggacgTGTATATCAAAGACCTTGAAGGCCATTGTCTGAAAATCCGTGAGAACCACAAAGTGAAAGTGGGACACATCGCCATAGGGATTAGCGAGCAG ATCTCAGAGCAGGCCTTCAGCCTGGAGACCCAGGACGGGCAGCCGGTTTCACCCGACGAGGAGGTGCAACATTCGGGCTTCTACCTGCGCTGCACGCGAGCTCCCAACCGCAGCGATGGCTGGACGTGGCGGGTCAGGGAAGGAATGCTGGAAACGCGGAACTGA